A part of Candidatus Palauibacter australiensis genomic DNA contains:
- a CDS encoding NAD-dependent epimerase/dehydratase family protein, which produces MKTSARAGGALGVLGAFGSAACAGSEGGPLRILILGGTRFIGPHQVKYALDRGHEVSIFTRGQTAPPFYHDYFERVEHLIGDRTSDLSALEGREWDAVIDNSASYPSWVASTTELLRDQVDRYLFVSSISAYADFAQVGIDEDYHVGQLSPDEAEDDGGYGPRKARCEQYARDAFGENAINVRPGLIVGPGDNTDRWTYWPVRVDRGGEVLAPNTPADPVQNVDARDLSEWIVRLVEGPGNGGTYNATGEVQQFGAMLEEIRGALGSDATFTWVPTEFMAEQEVAPWMHMTNWTPPEGETVGMNQVSVAAAVQAGLTFRPLADTARDTVEWWNSLPEERRGEPRAGLPAELEAEVLAAWHASA; this is translated from the coding sequence ATGAAGACGTCCGCCCGGGCCGGCGGGGCGCTCGGCGTACTCGGCGCCTTCGGCTCGGCCGCCTGCGCGGGGAGCGAGGGAGGCCCGCTGCGCATCCTCATCCTCGGCGGCACCCGCTTCATCGGTCCGCACCAGGTGAAATACGCGCTCGACCGGGGCCACGAGGTGTCGATCTTCACGCGCGGGCAGACCGCGCCCCCGTTCTACCACGACTACTTCGAGCGTGTCGAGCACCTGATCGGTGACCGGACCAGCGATCTGTCGGCACTCGAGGGCAGAGAGTGGGATGCCGTCATCGACAACTCCGCCTCCTACCCGAGTTGGGTCGCATCGACGACCGAACTCCTGCGCGACCAGGTCGACCGCTACCTCTTCGTCTCCTCCATCTCCGCCTACGCGGACTTCGCCCAGGTCGGGATCGACGAGGACTATCACGTCGGGCAGTTGTCGCCCGACGAGGCCGAGGACGACGGAGGCTACGGGCCGAGGAAGGCGCGCTGCGAGCAGTACGCGCGCGACGCCTTCGGCGAGAACGCGATCAACGTGCGTCCGGGGCTCATCGTCGGGCCCGGCGACAACACGGACCGCTGGACGTACTGGCCGGTCCGCGTCGACCGCGGAGGGGAAGTGCTCGCCCCCAACACCCCCGCCGACCCGGTGCAGAACGTCGACGCGCGCGACCTCTCCGAGTGGATCGTGCGGCTCGTCGAGGGCCCCGGGAACGGAGGCACGTACAACGCCACGGGCGAGGTGCAGCAGTTCGGCGCCATGCTGGAGGAGATCCGCGGCGCGCTCGGCTCCGACGCCACGTTCACCTGGGTACCGACGGAGTTCATGGCGGAGCAGGAAGTGGCGCCCTGGATGCACATGACGAACTGGACGCCGCCCGAAGGGGAAACGGTCGGCATGAACCAGGTTTCCGTCGCCGCCGCCGTGCAGGCCGGGCTCACGTTCCGCCCGCTCGCCGACACCGCGCGCGACACGGTCGAGTGGTGGAACTCGCTTCCCGAGGAACGCCGCGGCGAGCCTCGAGCGGGCCTCCCCGCCGAGTTGGAAGCCGAGGTCCTGGCCGCTTGGCACGCCAGCGCCTGA
- a CDS encoding spondin domain-containing protein, translated as MIPTVAKCRHAWLRPVVGAVALAAMAGCGGAGTDPGPGPEPQPPPPPPPVAATTATYRVVFEATWSASTHPTNFPGGAHFSPLIGAVHKAGVTFWARDGTATPGVESMAETGGTSTLTAEIQAEIPGDALAVVNGSGIRSPGSTTIQAIALREEFPLVTLVTMIAPSPDWFVGVSGLSLRDDEGNWIEELEVVLYPYDAGTDSGPNYTSANDDTQPKEPIHSLRGESPFSDQPIGTFTFARTDG; from the coding sequence ATGATTCCCACGGTTGCGAAGTGTCGACATGCGTGGCTTCGGCCGGTGGTGGGCGCGGTCGCTCTCGCCGCGATGGCGGGGTGCGGGGGTGCCGGGACCGATCCCGGACCGGGCCCGGAGCCTCAACCGCCACCACCGCCGCCCCCGGTCGCGGCGACCACGGCGACGTACCGCGTGGTCTTCGAGGCGACGTGGAGCGCGTCGACGCACCCGACGAACTTTCCGGGCGGGGCCCATTTCTCGCCGCTGATCGGCGCCGTGCACAAGGCCGGCGTGACCTTCTGGGCCCGGGACGGCACCGCCACGCCGGGGGTCGAAAGCATGGCCGAGACGGGCGGCACGTCCACGCTGACCGCAGAGATCCAGGCCGAAATCCCGGGAGACGCGCTGGCGGTCGTCAACGGGTCCGGGATCCGCAGCCCCGGGAGCACGACGATTCAGGCGATCGCGCTGCGGGAGGAGTTTCCGCTCGTCACCCTCGTCACGATGATCGCCCCGAGCCCGGACTGGTTCGTGGGCGTGTCGGGACTCTCGCTACGGGACGACGAGGGAAACTGGATCGAGGAACTCGAGGTCGTCCTCTACCCCTACGATGCCGGGACGGACAGCGGCCCCAACTACACCTCGGCCAACGACGACACCCAGCCGAAGGAACCGATCCACAGCCTGCGGGGCGAGAGCCCCTTCTCCGACCAGCCCATCGGCACCTTCACCTTCGCGCGCACGGACGGGTAG
- a CDS encoding cytochrome b/b6 domain-containing protein, with the protein MEILRTAPNPWGQEVLVGVAWDLLWAAAIAGFLFVVGHHLYVWIMAPKAPKTAPEPAPDVPERVERHSQASRTFHWLMAATMLTLLVTAFFPVIGVQFAWVTIHWIAGVVLTLLIIWHIIHATTKQDFWSVWTGTKEIGQAFQAVGKFLRRQPAKEERSGKYPLDQRAYHNAVTLVSGGVIVTGILMMVGVDTWFWASNPYFLSDSTWGLVFVLHGLCGVGLVTMVIAHVYFAIRPEKRWMTRSMIKGWITREEYLEHYDPDLWKLGTEPAGAEMAGGSASSADADGVVPA; encoded by the coding sequence ATGGAGATTCTCCGTACTGCGCCGAATCCGTGGGGCCAGGAGGTACTCGTCGGCGTCGCCTGGGATCTGCTCTGGGCCGCCGCCATCGCCGGCTTCCTGTTCGTGGTCGGGCACCACCTGTACGTCTGGATCATGGCGCCCAAGGCTCCGAAGACCGCGCCTGAGCCGGCCCCCGACGTGCCCGAGCGGGTGGAGCGCCACTCACAGGCGTCCCGGACGTTCCACTGGCTCATGGCGGCGACGATGCTCACGCTGCTCGTCACGGCGTTCTTCCCCGTGATCGGCGTCCAGTTCGCCTGGGTCACCATTCACTGGATCGCCGGCGTCGTCCTCACCCTCCTCATCATCTGGCACATCATCCACGCGACGACGAAGCAGGACTTCTGGTCGGTGTGGACCGGGACGAAGGAGATCGGGCAGGCGTTCCAGGCGGTCGGGAAGTTCCTGCGCCGCCAGCCGGCCAAGGAGGAGCGGTCCGGCAAGTACCCCCTCGACCAGCGGGCCTACCACAACGCGGTCACGCTCGTCTCGGGCGGGGTCATCGTCACGGGGATCCTCATGATGGTGGGGGTCGACACGTGGTTCTGGGCGAGCAACCCGTACTTCCTCTCCGACTCCACGTGGGGCCTCGTGTTCGTCCTGCACGGGCTGTGCGGCGTCGGGCTCGTCACGATGGTCATCGCCCACGTCTACTTCGCCATCCGGCCCGAGAAGCGCTGGATGACCCGCTCCATGATCAAGGGCTGGATCACGCGCGAGGAATACCTCGAGCACTACGACCCGGACCTCTGGAAGCTGGGGACGGAGCCGGCCGGGGCCGAGATGGCGGGGGGGAGCGCGTCGTCCGCGGACGCCGACGGGGTCGTGCCCGCTTGA
- a CDS encoding xanthine dehydrogenase family protein subunit M — protein sequence MAVIRDMMPAFELFQPTSVDEALDVLERHDNTWVLAGGLDSMDWFKDRIKRPDVVVELGSVSELTGIRSSGDGIEIGAMTSLRDVVASEDVQARFGLLADAAAQVATPQIRNQGTLGGNLIQDTRCWYYRGGWPCYRAGGNICYAGTPRSMNREHAVTGQSRCVAVNGADTAGALVALGAQMLVRSAGGERVYEAEDFFVGPEIDIERMTVLEPGDLLTHVRIPGDWAGARFYWEKVRDRKSWDWALASVAAAIVESNGTIERARIALNGVAPTPVRLTDVEDLIQGMPANDDTGMAAGELATRGFKPLRHNDYKVPLARNLVRRAVRGDAA from the coding sequence ATGGCCGTGATTCGCGACATGATGCCCGCGTTCGAGCTCTTCCAGCCGACGAGCGTGGACGAGGCGCTGGACGTGCTCGAGCGCCACGACAACACCTGGGTCCTGGCCGGCGGCCTCGACTCGATGGACTGGTTCAAGGACCGCATCAAGCGGCCCGACGTCGTCGTCGAACTCGGCTCCGTGAGCGAGCTGACCGGCATCCGTTCGAGCGGGGACGGGATTGAGATCGGCGCCATGACGTCGTTGCGCGACGTGGTGGCGAGCGAGGACGTGCAGGCCCGCTTCGGACTCCTCGCCGACGCCGCCGCCCAAGTGGCGACGCCCCAGATCCGGAACCAGGGGACGCTGGGCGGCAACCTCATCCAGGACACCCGCTGCTGGTATTACCGGGGCGGGTGGCCGTGCTACCGCGCGGGCGGGAACATCTGCTACGCCGGGACACCCCGCTCGATGAACCGCGAGCACGCCGTGACCGGACAGAGCCGCTGCGTGGCGGTGAACGGCGCGGACACGGCCGGGGCGCTCGTCGCGCTCGGCGCGCAGATGCTGGTGCGGAGCGCGGGCGGCGAGCGCGTCTACGAGGCCGAGGACTTCTTCGTCGGCCCGGAGATCGACATCGAGCGCATGACCGTGCTGGAGCCGGGAGATCTCCTGACGCACGTGCGCATCCCCGGCGACTGGGCGGGCGCGCGCTTCTACTGGGAGAAGGTCCGCGACCGGAAGTCGTGGGACTGGGCGCTGGCCAGCGTGGCCGCAGCGATCGTCGAGTCGAACGGCACGATCGAGCGCGCCCGGATCGCGCTTAACGGCGTGGCCCCGACGCCGGTGCGGCTGACCGACGTCGAGGACCTCATCCAGGGGATGCCGGCGAACGACGACACCGGCATGGCGGCCGGCGAACTCGCTACGCGCGGCTTCAAGCCGCTGCGCCACAACGACTACAAGGTACCGCTCGCGCGGAATCTCGTTCGGCGCGCGGTGCGGGGAGACGCGGCCTAG
- a CDS encoding xanthine dehydrogenase family protein molybdopterin-binding subunit — translation MALIGQDISPPDLRAKVTGRAKYAEDFRAEGMVFAKLLLSPMPHARVRNVDASRALAMPGVLGILRASEVNQPEAPGEAALTDEPKYVGEPILALAAVDETTAADAIEAIDVDLEPLPFVVDPLDSLRPGGPDARLDGNVMRFGEDGREIVPLKWSQAEFDAAEAENRLPMGEPDASWDHGDLEAGFAAADYVLEDTIVHQSLTHHPMEPRSSMAYWEDGRCYLYGSTQSTQQTHRALANQLDLDPEDMVFVGQYCGGGFGSKIRGATIYQVTALLAKKIQRPVMMRINRYEENYIGRARPGFQAWVKMGFRNDGKITAIDLYIVQDHGPYSRSGDYNTAGMVTDLMYQPDAMRFRGVGVYTNTPPRAAQRAPGGAQIVAMLEPLVDKAARELGIDRVEIRKMNAPTHDSQFGPQRATTTSAFVREAIDVGAAQFDWAGKQALSGQRNGTKVTGVGVGVSPYVGGSSGFDGLLLIRPDGKLYIHQGIGNLGTHSMADTARAAADELGLEWDDCAVIWGDSSQHHPHSAVQAGSQTIHAHTRANYAAALDMKRKLQEVAAAALGGSASAYRVEGARVTGPGGSMSFAQAAERAIAMGGEYSGQELPEDINDYTRASATQLAGQGLMGVARDNFSHEGSTWSWVVGFAVVELDVETGDVTIVDFTGSADCGVVVHPRSLAAQIHGGCVQGFGQARSQKWVYDPKWGVPFAHRLYTARPPGILDVPPSMDWAAVGEPDPQTPIGAKGIGEPPVGAGSAAVTSAIADALGGACLCRIPLTADVILAELEGRAQPHALTEIHS, via the coding sequence ATGGCGCTAATCGGACAGGATATTTCGCCGCCGGATCTGCGCGCGAAAGTCACGGGACGAGCAAAGTACGCGGAGGACTTCAGGGCCGAGGGCATGGTCTTCGCCAAGCTCCTCCTGAGCCCCATGCCGCACGCGCGCGTGCGCAACGTGGACGCGAGCCGCGCGCTCGCCATGCCCGGCGTGCTCGGGATCCTGCGGGCGAGTGAGGTCAATCAGCCCGAGGCACCGGGCGAGGCGGCGCTCACGGATGAGCCGAAGTACGTGGGCGAACCCATCCTGGCGCTGGCGGCGGTGGACGAGACGACGGCGGCGGACGCGATCGAGGCGATCGACGTCGACCTCGAGCCGCTCCCGTTTGTGGTCGATCCGCTCGACAGCCTGCGCCCCGGGGGTCCGGACGCCCGGCTCGACGGCAATGTGATGCGCTTCGGAGAGGACGGGCGGGAAATCGTCCCCTTGAAGTGGTCCCAAGCGGAGTTCGACGCGGCGGAGGCCGAGAATCGGCTGCCGATGGGCGAGCCGGACGCCAGTTGGGATCACGGCGACCTCGAGGCTGGCTTCGCCGCCGCAGATTACGTACTCGAGGACACGATCGTTCACCAGTCGCTGACCCACCACCCCATGGAGCCCCGCAGCTCCATGGCGTACTGGGAGGACGGTCGCTGCTACCTCTACGGCTCGACGCAGAGCACGCAGCAGACGCACCGGGCGCTGGCGAATCAGCTCGATCTCGACCCCGAGGACATGGTGTTCGTCGGCCAGTACTGCGGCGGCGGCTTCGGGTCGAAGATTCGGGGTGCGACGATCTACCAGGTCACGGCGCTCCTCGCGAAGAAGATCCAGCGGCCGGTGATGATGCGGATCAACCGCTACGAGGAGAACTACATCGGGCGCGCCCGCCCCGGTTTCCAGGCCTGGGTGAAGATGGGGTTCCGGAACGACGGGAAGATCACCGCGATCGACCTCTACATCGTGCAGGACCACGGACCCTACTCGCGCTCGGGCGACTACAACACGGCCGGCATGGTCACCGACCTCATGTACCAGCCCGACGCGATGCGCTTCCGCGGCGTCGGGGTCTACACGAACACGCCGCCGCGGGCGGCGCAGCGGGCCCCGGGCGGCGCGCAGATCGTCGCGATGCTCGAGCCGCTCGTCGACAAGGCGGCGCGCGAACTGGGCATCGACCGGGTGGAGATCCGGAAGATGAACGCCCCTACGCACGACTCGCAGTTCGGGCCGCAACGGGCGACGACGACGAGCGCCTTCGTGCGCGAGGCGATCGATGTGGGCGCGGCGCAGTTCGACTGGGCCGGCAAGCAGGCGCTCAGCGGACAGCGGAACGGAACGAAGGTCACGGGGGTCGGCGTGGGCGTGAGCCCGTACGTCGGCGGCTCGTCGGGGTTCGACGGGCTCCTCCTGATCCGTCCCGACGGGAAGCTGTACATCCACCAGGGGATCGGGAACCTCGGCACACACTCGATGGCGGACACGGCCCGAGCGGCGGCGGATGAACTCGGCCTCGAGTGGGACGACTGCGCGGTCATTTGGGGCGACAGCTCGCAGCACCACCCGCACAGTGCAGTGCAGGCGGGAAGCCAGACGATCCACGCGCACACGCGCGCCAACTACGCCGCCGCACTCGACATGAAGCGGAAGCTGCAGGAGGTCGCGGCCGCCGCGCTGGGTGGCTCGGCGAGCGCCTACCGCGTCGAGGGTGCGCGCGTGACCGGACCGGGAGGCTCGATGAGCTTCGCGCAGGCCGCGGAGCGCGCCATCGCGATGGGCGGCGAGTACTCCGGCCAGGAGTTGCCGGAGGATATCAACGACTACACGCGGGCCTCCGCCACGCAGCTCGCGGGCCAGGGGCTGATGGGAGTGGCGCGGGACAACTTCTCGCACGAGGGCTCGACGTGGTCGTGGGTCGTGGGCTTCGCCGTCGTCGAACTCGACGTCGAGACGGGCGACGTAACGATCGTCGATTTCACGGGATCGGCGGACTGCGGCGTCGTCGTGCACCCGCGCAGCCTCGCGGCGCAGATCCACGGCGGCTGCGTACAGGGCTTCGGTCAGGCGCGCAGCCAGAAGTGGGTGTACGACCCGAAGTGGGGCGTGCCGTTCGCCCACCGGCTCTACACCGCGAGGCCGCCCGGAATACTGGATGTCCCGCCTTCGATGGACTGGGCGGCGGTCGGCGAGCCCGACCCGCAGACGCCGATCGGCGCCAAGGGAATCGGCGAGCCCCCCGTCGGCGCCGGCTCAGCGGCGGTGACTTCCGCGATCGCGGACGCGCTGGGCGGCGCTTGCCTGTGCCGAATCCCGTTGACCGCCGATGTGATCCTGGCCGAGCTGGAGGGTAGAGCCCAGCCGCACGCACTCACCGAGATCCACAGCTAG
- a CDS encoding (2Fe-2S)-binding protein, giving the protein MSDAEITTETPTGHSRRTFIKGVIATGAVVSSSSHLFRARSLSASAAVRASMPRMISLNVNGVSRSVDVMPQETLAMTLRYKLGLTGTKLGCDRAECGACTVLIDGVSHYGCSMLTNAVRDRSVRTIEGLESADGTLHPVQQAVIDEGGFQCAFCAPGFIMSMVALTNENPEPTREEAAEALSGNLCRCGDYNKILNSAMRAAEYARRMV; this is encoded by the coding sequence ATGAGTGACGCCGAGATCACGACCGAGACTCCAACCGGTCATTCCCGCAGGACGTTCATCAAGGGGGTCATCGCGACCGGTGCGGTGGTCTCCTCCTCCAGCCACCTCTTCCGGGCCCGGAGCCTGTCGGCGAGTGCGGCGGTGCGGGCGTCGATGCCCCGCATGATCTCGCTGAACGTGAACGGGGTGTCGCGTTCGGTGGATGTCATGCCGCAGGAGACGCTGGCCATGACGCTTCGGTACAAGCTGGGGCTCACCGGCACGAAGCTCGGGTGCGATCGCGCGGAGTGCGGCGCCTGTACGGTGCTCATCGACGGGGTCTCGCACTACGGCTGCTCGATGCTGACGAACGCGGTGCGTGACCGGTCCGTGAGGACGATCGAGGGGCTCGAGAGCGCGGACGGGACGCTGCACCCGGTGCAGCAGGCCGTGATCGACGAGGGCGGATTCCAGTGCGCTTTCTGCGCGCCCGGCTTCATCATGAGCATGGTCGCGCTGACGAACGAGAACCCGGAGCCCACCCGCGAGGAGGCCGCCGAGGCCCTCTCCGGCAACCTCTGCCGCTGCGGGGACTACAACAAAATCCTGAACTCCGCCATGCGTGCCGCCGAGTACGCGCGGCGCATGGTGTGA
- a CDS encoding HD domain-containing protein yields MARIRTIRDPLWGNVRVEGDAAEILDAPQFQRLRRVKQLGFAHLVYPGGVHNRFLHALGVYHLVSRAISRLERDGHLEALDAEDMGELPVVRLGALLHDVGHYAFSHAVEELGPSAIPGDHEEIAARFMAADPIRRVLERHGADAPGRIGALIRGQSGHPLQGLISGSLDLDKIDYLRRDSLFCGVPYGAVDVDRLLPALTLAREGAGHPLELAVSEKGLSALETLLFSKYQMFRNVYWHHAVRAATLTFVRLVQTALDSGLLASEDLAGPSDEELLALIGRRIDRSSAGAGYDRASAVGRAAKLLRALVDRRLPKRLVELTGDQLPDALSSWPSRRPDLVAALERRMALEWGLSEGAVMLDYPSYPGMLELNLLLVRNDGEVRRLTALGERGLIDIPRLGRSLHHSARVLRIFSFEPSAPRDPKPVLALIEAAEEEVEARLDSRHPLLT; encoded by the coding sequence ATGGCCAGAATACGAACCATCCGAGATCCCCTGTGGGGGAACGTCCGCGTGGAGGGGGACGCGGCCGAGATTCTCGACGCGCCCCAGTTCCAGCGCCTGCGGCGGGTCAAGCAACTCGGCTTCGCGCACCTCGTGTATCCCGGCGGCGTCCACAACCGCTTCCTGCACGCCCTCGGCGTCTATCACCTCGTCTCGCGGGCCATCTCCCGCCTGGAGCGCGACGGACACCTCGAGGCGCTGGATGCGGAGGACATGGGCGAACTGCCGGTCGTTCGTCTCGGCGCCCTCCTCCACGATGTCGGGCACTACGCCTTCTCGCACGCGGTGGAGGAACTCGGTCCGAGCGCCATCCCGGGAGACCATGAGGAGATCGCGGCGCGCTTCATGGCGGCGGACCCCATCCGACGCGTCCTGGAGCGGCACGGCGCGGATGCCCCAGGCCGCATCGGCGCCCTCATCCGCGGTCAGTCCGGCCACCCGCTGCAGGGGCTGATCTCGGGATCGCTGGACCTCGACAAGATCGATTATCTCCGGCGCGATTCGCTCTTCTGCGGCGTGCCGTACGGAGCCGTGGATGTCGACCGTCTCCTCCCCGCGCTCACCCTCGCTCGCGAAGGGGCCGGACATCCGCTCGAACTCGCGGTCAGCGAGAAGGGACTCAGCGCGCTGGAGACGCTCCTCTTCTCGAAGTACCAGATGTTCCGCAACGTCTACTGGCACCACGCCGTGCGCGCCGCGACGCTGACCTTCGTGCGCCTCGTCCAGACGGCGCTCGACAGCGGCCTGCTCGCCTCCGAGGACCTGGCGGGGCCCAGCGACGAGGAACTGCTCGCGCTCATCGGCCGGCGCATCGACCGGTCGTCGGCGGGCGCGGGCTACGACCGCGCGTCCGCTGTCGGCCGGGCGGCGAAGCTGCTGCGGGCGCTCGTCGACCGGCGCCTTCCGAAGCGGCTCGTGGAGTTGACGGGCGACCAGCTTCCCGACGCGTTGTCGTCGTGGCCGTCGCGGCGCCCGGACCTCGTGGCCGCGCTCGAGCGGCGCATGGCCCTCGAGTGGGGGCTCTCCGAGGGCGCCGTGATGCTCGACTATCCGAGCTACCCCGGCATGCTCGAACTCAACCTGCTCCTCGTGCGGAACGACGGAGAGGTCCGCCGGCTGACCGCGCTGGGCGAGCGGGGCCTCATCGACATCCCGCGGCTCGGGCGTTCCCTGCACCACTCGGCGCGCGTGCTGCGCATCTTCTCCTTCGAACCTTCCGCACCGCGCGATCCGAAGCCGGTGCTGGCGCTGATAGAAGCCGCGGAGGAGGAAGTGGAGGCACGGCTCGACTCGAGGCACCCGCTCCTGACCTGA
- a CDS encoding radical SAM protein, whose product MPGSALPIEPQRDIARARKIHSPAPASNGAGLAADPRPDAPLVRLDHLDTLWFQVTGTICNLRCIHCFISCAPDNDSFEFLSLAEVEDWLRRSEKWGVKEYYFTGGEPFMHPDLPAMLARTLERGPASVLTNGTLLPARALKPIARTARAASYSLEMRVSLDGPSPETNDPIRGDGTFDRAMDGVRKLLEEGFLPIITATQVWEPERDEEVRQAFVARLRALGYENPRLKILPSLRIGREADRIRPYTDEERVTEAMMEEYEENQLLCASSRVVTNRGIYACPILIETPAARMGSTLEEASRPVRLDESACYTCWLHGAICSNYGGIGQDVS is encoded by the coding sequence ATGCCTGGATCGGCGCTGCCGATCGAACCACAGCGAGACATCGCGAGAGCGCGGAAGATCCACTCGCCCGCGCCCGCGTCGAACGGCGCAGGACTGGCTGCGGATCCGCGCCCGGATGCGCCCCTCGTACGGCTGGACCACCTGGACACACTCTGGTTCCAGGTCACCGGGACGATCTGCAACCTGCGCTGCATCCACTGCTTCATCAGTTGCGCCCCGGACAACGACAGCTTCGAGTTCCTCTCGCTCGCCGAGGTCGAGGACTGGCTCCGGCGCTCGGAGAAGTGGGGCGTCAAGGAGTACTACTTCACCGGCGGCGAACCCTTCATGCACCCCGACCTCCCCGCCATGCTGGCACGGACCCTGGAGCGGGGGCCGGCCTCCGTGCTGACGAACGGGACCCTGCTCCCCGCGCGGGCCCTGAAGCCCATCGCCCGCACCGCCCGCGCGGCGAGCTACTCGCTCGAGATGCGCGTCTCCCTCGATGGGCCGTCGCCCGAGACAAACGACCCCATCCGGGGGGACGGCACCTTCGATCGCGCCATGGACGGCGTCCGCAAGCTGCTCGAGGAGGGGTTCCTTCCCATCATCACCGCCACGCAGGTGTGGGAACCGGAACGGGACGAGGAGGTGCGGCAGGCGTTCGTCGCCCGGCTTCGGGCGCTCGGCTACGAGAACCCGCGGCTCAAGATCCTTCCGTCGCTCCGCATCGGACGCGAGGCGGACCGCATACGCCCCTACACGGATGAGGAGCGCGTGACGGAGGCGATGATGGAGGAGTACGAGGAAAACCAGTTGCTCTGCGCGTCGAGCCGGGTCGTGACGAACCGCGGCATCTACGCGTGTCCCATCCTCATCGAGACGCCGGCGGCGCGCATGGGTTCGACGCTGGAGGAAGCCTCCCGCCCGGTGCGGCTCGACGAGTCCGCGTGCTACACGTGCTGGCTGCACGGCGCGATCTGCTCCAACTACGGGGGCATCGGGCAGGATGTCTCCTGA
- a CDS encoding metallophosphoesterase family protein translates to MSPEPRRIAVFGGVYSNHLALAAAIEDATARGAEALYCLGDLGAFGPHPDRVFPLLVDHDIRVLRGNYDDSIARGLDDCQCGYTDPRDNHFARLSYRYTFRNTHERWRRWMGRLPGEIRLKVNGTRVLMCHGSPRRMNEFLWESATSTQFLTWVAREYEADIVLATHTGIPWKRSLPGVGLFANVGVLGRPANDGRTEVWYALLDFGADTGAPPSLEFVSVGYDHERLAAEMRDEELPEEFVETILTGWWTTCLEVLPARERARGRF, encoded by the coding sequence ATGTCTCCTGAGCCGCGCCGGATCGCCGTCTTCGGGGGTGTCTACAGCAACCACCTGGCGCTGGCGGCCGCGATCGAGGACGCCACGGCGCGGGGGGCGGAAGCGCTCTACTGCCTGGGCGACCTGGGGGCGTTCGGCCCCCACCCGGACCGGGTCTTCCCGCTCCTCGTCGACCACGATATCCGCGTCCTGCGCGGGAACTACGACGATTCGATCGCGCGCGGCCTCGACGATTGCCAGTGCGGCTACACCGACCCGCGCGACAACCACTTCGCACGGCTCTCGTACCGCTACACGTTCCGGAACACGCACGAGCGGTGGCGCCGCTGGATGGGCCGCCTCCCCGGAGAGATCCGCCTCAAGGTGAACGGCACGCGGGTGCTCATGTGCCACGGCAGCCCCCGGCGCATGAACGAATTCCTCTGGGAATCCGCGACCTCGACGCAGTTCCTGACGTGGGTCGCCCGCGAGTACGAGGCGGACATCGTGCTCGCGACCCATACCGGGATCCCGTGGAAGCGCTCGCTGCCCGGTGTCGGGCTGTTCGCCAACGTCGGCGTGCTGGGCCGGCCCGCGAATGACGGGCGGACGGAGGTGTGGTATGCACTGCTCGATTTCGGCGCCGACACGGGGGCTCCGCCAAGTCTCGAGTTCGTGTCGGTGGGCTACGATCACGAGCGCCTCGCAGCCGAGATGCGCGACGAAGAACTGCCGGAGGAGTTCGTGGAGACGATCCTCACGGGTTGGTGGACCACCTGCCTCGAAGTCCTCCCGGCCCGCGAACGCGCTCGCGGCCGGTTCTGA